The Thomasclavelia ramosa DSM 1402 genome includes a region encoding these proteins:
- a CDS encoding 6-phospho-alpha-glucosidase: MEKKYSVVIAGGGSTFTPGICLLLLDHMDRFPIRKIKFYDNFAERQETIAKACEIYLKENAPEVEFAYTTDPEEAFTDVDFVMCHIRVGLYAMREKDEKIPMKYNVVGQETCGPGGIAYGMRSIGGVIEILDYMEKYSPNAWMLNYSNPAAIVAEATRRLRPDSKILNICDMPIDLEEKMANMVGLKSRKEMSVGYYGLNHFGWWHKIEDKDGNDLMPEIKKHMAANGFADALSGTNQHVEQSWIETFAKAKDVYALDPETIPNTYLKYYLYPDYVVEHTNPEHTRANEVMEHREKNIFTACRKIIEKGTAVDGGFEPDAHAEYIVDLACAIAKNTKEKMLLIVPNEGAVENFDRTAMVEIPCIVGSSGYERICQGSIPQFQKGLMEQQVSVEKLVVDAWITGSYQKLWQAITLSKTVPSARVAKLILDDLIEANKDFWPELK, translated from the coding sequence ATGGAAAAGAAATATTCAGTTGTTATTGCTGGTGGTGGAAGTACTTTCACACCTGGGATTTGTTTATTATTGTTAGATCATATGGATCGTTTTCCAATTAGAAAAATTAAATTTTATGATAATTTTGCGGAACGTCAAGAAACCATCGCTAAAGCCTGTGAAATTTATTTAAAAGAAAATGCACCAGAAGTTGAGTTCGCTTATACTACTGATCCAGAAGAAGCTTTTACTGATGTTGACTTCGTTATGTGTCATATTCGTGTTGGATTATATGCAATGCGTGAAAAAGATGAAAAGATTCCAATGAAATATAATGTTGTTGGTCAAGAGACTTGTGGTCCTGGTGGAATTGCTTATGGCATGCGTTCTATTGGCGGGGTTATTGAAATTCTGGATTACATGGAAAAATATTCTCCAAATGCCTGGATGTTAAATTATTCTAATCCAGCTGCCATCGTAGCTGAAGCAACAAGAAGATTACGTCCTGATTCTAAGATCTTAAATATCTGTGACATGCCAATCGATCTTGAAGAAAAGATGGCTAACATGGTAGGGTTAAAGTCACGTAAAGAGATGTCTGTTGGATATTATGGATTAAACCACTTTGGATGGTGGCATAAAATTGAAGATAAAGACGGTAATGACTTAATGCCGGAAATCAAGAAGCATATGGCAGCTAATGGTTTTGCAGATGCACTGTCAGGAACGAATCAGCACGTGGAACAAAGCTGGATTGAAACATTCGCAAAAGCAAAAGATGTTTATGCATTAGATCCAGAAACAATCCCAAACACATATTTAAAATATTATTTATATCCTGATTATGTAGTAGAACATACTAATCCGGAACATACACGGGCAAATGAAGTAATGGAGCATCGAGAAAAGAATATCTTTACAGCTTGTAGAAAGATCATCGAAAAAGGAACAGCTGTAGACGGAGGGTTTGAACCAGATGCGCATGCTGAATATATTGTTGACTTAGCTTGTGCAATTGCTAAAAACACTAAAGAAAAAATGTTATTGATCGTACCGAATGAAGGAGCAGTAGAAAACTTTGACCGTACGGCAATGGTAGAGATTCCATGTATCGTAGGAAGCAGCGGATATGAAAGAATCTGTCAGGGATCAATTCCACAATTCCAAAAGGGATTAATGGAACAACAAGTATCAGTAGAGAAATTAGTAGTAGATGCATGGATAACAGGAAGCTATCAAAAATTATGGCAAGCAATCACATTATCAAAAACAGTACCAAGTGCAAGAGTAGCGAAATTAATCTTAGATGATTTAATTGAAGCGAATAAAGATTTCTGGCCTGAATTGAAATAA
- a CDS encoding MurR/RpiR family transcriptional regulator, which produces MQLEELVNQYYDDLNENDLMIWKYILAHKKECCEISIDELSKRCNISRATISRFSQKISFEGFREFKMRLKLECQQVQVKNDGMLDEICNNYLKSMELTKDSDLDDLFEHIHHARRLFVFGTGETQNTVAEMIKRVFLQTKVFFVTLYGKSELKMTINGLGEQDVMIFISVSGENEMAIEAMKTLKNKGTYIVSITKLNNNTLARLADKSLYVITDQYKRFNNRTYETTSAYFNTVEILFLKYLDYLDNLDE; this is translated from the coding sequence ATGCAATTAGAAGAACTGGTAAATCAGTATTATGATGATTTAAATGAAAATGATTTAATGATTTGGAAATATATATTAGCCCATAAAAAAGAGTGCTGTGAAATATCTATTGATGAATTATCTAAACGTTGTAACATATCACGGGCAACAATTTCAAGATTTAGCCAAAAGATATCTTTTGAGGGATTTCGTGAATTTAAGATGCGTTTAAAATTAGAATGTCAGCAGGTTCAAGTAAAGAATGATGGAATGCTTGATGAAATTTGTAATAATTATCTAAAAAGTATGGAACTAACTAAAGATAGCGATCTTGATGACCTCTTTGAACATATACATCACGCACGTAGGCTCTTTGTCTTTGGAACTGGTGAGACACAAAATACAGTAGCCGAAATGATTAAAAGAGTTTTTCTTCAAACTAAAGTATTTTTCGTCACCTTATATGGTAAAAGTGAATTAAAGATGACTATTAACGGTTTAGGAGAACAGGATGTAATGATTTTTATTTCTGTATCTGGTGAAAATGAAATGGCAATTGAGGCAATGAAAACATTGAAAAATAAAGGTACTTATATTGTTTCTATCACTAAACTAAATAATAATACACTAGCGCGGCTTGCTGATAAAAGTTTGTATGTAATTACAGATCAATACAAAAGATTTAATAATCGTACCTATGAAACGACTTCAGCATATTTTAATACAGTAGAAATTTTATTTCTTAAATATCTAGATTATCTGGATAATTTAGATGAGTAA
- the uraA gene encoding uracil permease — MSNKRIIQVEDKVPGKLLIPLSLQHMFAMFGASVLVPFLFGINPAIVLFMNGIGTLLFIVITKGKAPAYLGSSFAFIAPANIVISKFGYPYALGGFVAVGFCGCLLALIIKKCGTKWIDIVLPPAAMGPVVALIGLELSATAANNAGLIGDNIQMANVWVFLITLGVAIFGNICFRKFLSVIPILIAIICGYIAAICFGLVDFTTVANAPLFAIPNFSTPKFDINAILMILPVLLVITSEHIGHQIVTGKIIGKNLLEDPGLHRSLFGDNFSTMISGFIGSVPTTTYGENIGVMAITGVYSVQVIAGAAVLSIICSFVGPLSALIQTIPGPVIGGISFLLYGMIGTSGLRILVDQKVDYATNKNLILTSVVFVTGLSSITLSFGGVELTGMVLACIVAMILSLTFYLLDKFNLTNDTAEENN; from the coding sequence ATGTCTAATAAACGGATTATTCAAGTTGAGGATAAAGTCCCAGGAAAATTACTGATTCCATTATCATTACAACATATGTTTGCAATGTTTGGTGCCAGTGTTTTAGTACCTTTCTTATTTGGGATAAATCCAGCTATCGTCTTATTCATGAACGGTATTGGAACGTTATTATTTATTGTTATTACAAAAGGGAAAGCCCCTGCCTATCTAGGTTCTAGCTTCGCTTTTATTGCTCCAGCAAATATTGTCATTTCTAAATTTGGCTACCCTTATGCTTTGGGGGGATTCGTAGCAGTCGGATTTTGCGGCTGTTTATTAGCCTTAATTATTAAAAAATGTGGGACAAAATGGATCGATATTGTTTTACCACCAGCTGCAATGGGACCAGTAGTTGCATTAATTGGATTAGAATTAAGTGCTACTGCTGCAAATAATGCAGGCTTGATTGGTGATAATATTCAGATGGCCAATGTTTGGGTATTTTTAATTACTCTAGGAGTTGCAATTTTTGGAAATATTTGTTTTAGAAAATTTTTAAGTGTCATTCCAATTCTTATTGCAATTATCTGTGGATATATTGCAGCAATTTGTTTTGGATTAGTAGATTTTACAACTGTAGCAAATGCTCCACTATTTGCAATACCTAATTTCTCAACTCCAAAATTTGATATTAACGCTATCTTGATGATCTTACCAGTTCTTCTTGTAATTACTTCAGAACATATCGGTCATCAAATTGTTACAGGAAAAATAATCGGTAAAAACCTGTTAGAAGACCCTGGATTACATCGTTCTTTATTTGGTGATAATTTTTCAACTATGATTTCAGGATTTATCGGTTCTGTTCCAACAACTACATATGGTGAAAATATTGGGGTTATGGCTATCACCGGTGTATATAGTGTTCAAGTAATTGCAGGTGCAGCTGTTCTTTCTATTATTTGTTCATTCGTAGGACCCTTATCAGCACTAATTCAAACTATTCCTGGACCGGTTATTGGTGGAATCAGTTTCTTACTATATGGAATGATTGGTACTAGTGGATTAAGAATTTTAGTTGATCAAAAAGTTGATTACGCAACTAATAAAAACCTTATCTTAACTTCAGTTGTTTTTGTTACAGGATTAAGCAGTATTACGCTAAGCTTTGGTGGTGTCGAATTAACTGGAATGGTGCTAGCTTGTATTGTTGCTATGATTCTTTCACTAACTTTCTACTTATTAGATAAATTCAATTTGACTAATGATACTGCTGAGGAAAATAATTAA
- a CDS encoding DUF362 domain-containing protein has protein sequence MEKAKVYYCDMHTGRMNLPEKLKFLMKKAGFEEIDFKNKYTAIKVHFGEPGNLAFLRPNYAKAVADYVKELGGKAFVTDCNTLYVGGRKNALDHLDSAYSNGYNPFQTGVHTIIADGLKGTDEEIVPINGEYVKEAKIGQAIMDADIIISLNHFKGHELTGFGGALKNLGMGCGSRAGKMEMHSAGKPVVEQDKCIGCGQCIKICAHNGTSITDHKASIDHDKCVGCGRCIGVCPKDAIVASMDEANDILNYKIAEYTKAVVQDRPCFHISLVIDVSPYCDCHSENDIAIVPDVGMFASFDPVALDMACADAVNKQPAIANSLLDKHGHHHHDHFTDVSPETNWKSCLEHGEKIGIGTREYELIEIK, from the coding sequence ATGGAAAAAGCAAAAGTTTATTATTGTGATATGCATACAGGAAGAATGAATCTTCCTGAAAAACTGAAGTTTTTAATGAAGAAAGCAGGTTTTGAAGAAATTGACTTTAAAAACAAATACACTGCTATCAAAGTACATTTCGGAGAACCCGGTAATTTAGCTTTTTTACGCCCAAATTACGCTAAAGCTGTTGCTGACTATGTAAAAGAATTGGGTGGAAAAGCTTTCGTAACTGATTGTAATACTCTATATGTGGGAGGAAGAAAAAATGCACTAGATCATTTAGACAGTGCTTATTCTAATGGCTACAATCCTTTCCAAACCGGAGTTCACACAATCATTGCTGATGGTTTAAAAGGAACAGATGAAGAAATCGTTCCAATCAATGGAGAATATGTTAAAGAAGCAAAAATTGGTCAAGCGATTATGGATGCTGATATTATCATTTCGTTAAATCACTTTAAAGGACACGAATTGACTGGATTTGGTGGTGCTTTGAAAAATTTAGGTATGGGATGTGGTTCCCGTGCTGGTAAAATGGAAATGCACAGTGCTGGCAAACCTGTCGTTGAGCAAGATAAGTGTATTGGCTGTGGACAATGTATTAAAATTTGTGCTCATAACGGGACAAGTATTACTGATCACAAAGCCTCTATCGATCATGATAAATGTGTTGGATGCGGTCGCTGTATTGGAGTCTGTCCTAAAGATGCAATCGTTGCCAGCATGGATGAAGCTAATGACATTTTAAACTATAAGATTGCTGAATATACTAAAGCAGTTGTGCAAGATCGACCATGTTTTCATATTTCATTGGTTATTGATGTATCACCTTATTGTGATTGTCATAGTGAAAATGATATTGCCATCGTCCCTGATGTCGGAATGTTTGCCTCATTTGATCCCGTTGCTTTAGATATGGCTTGTGCTGATGCTGTTAATAAACAGCCTGCTATTGCAAATAGTTTGTTAGATAAACATGGTCATCATCATCATGATCACTTTACAGACGTATCACCTGAAACAAACTGGAAATCTTGTTTAGAACATGGTGAAAAAATTGGAATCGGAACTCGTGAATACGAACTCATTGAAATAAAATAG
- a CDS encoding helix-turn-helix domain-containing protein, which produces MSIGKKLLSLRQEKGISQEALGRELNVSRQTVSKWESDLSLPDMKMMITISQFYEISITQLLDLDDETEADSINKIYEQTSLVLENLQKENKKKIIRDWIIIIICTLCLCVALAILVKKGTNEVVFYPNNSTTPITDNNIIDYSNTTFKVISYDFDKMTMSINYKCVLNNYTDITQVNICIVDVFNNQSIYPMTKENAYTFVLTETIPLVNYANFEILVKNGDKGEKINADSEIEHHLDNLLSHLIYIYIPGDKNYKLIRNNMIYKLDYSYLENEKIDYSGTLSNKVEIIINKIKNNNYEKIGQTNTTLDKQKKIKLSKDLSNGSEINVIVNIITAEQSYELVNINRYVQTGGISYSEYPIYRYGDI; this is translated from the coding sequence ATGAGCATTGGTAAAAAACTACTAAGCCTAAGGCAAGAAAAAGGGATTTCACAAGAAGCTTTGGGCCGTGAATTAAATGTATCAAGGCAAACAGTGTCTAAATGGGAAAGTGATTTAAGTTTACCAGACATGAAAATGATGATAACAATAAGTCAATTTTATGAAATAAGTATTACCCAATTATTAGATCTTGATGATGAAACAGAAGCTGATTCAATCAATAAGATATATGAACAAACATCATTAGTGTTAGAGAATCTACAAAAGGAAAATAAAAAAAAGATTATTCGTGATTGGATAATTATTATTATTTGTACTCTTTGTTTATGTGTTGCATTAGCAATACTAGTTAAAAAGGGAACTAATGAGGTAGTTTTTTATCCTAATAATAGTACAACTCCAATAACCGATAACAATATAATAGATTATTCAAATACAACATTTAAAGTGATTAGTTATGACTTTGATAAAATGACAATGAGTATTAATTATAAATGCGTTTTAAATAATTATACAGATATAACTCAAGTAAATATCTGTATTGTTGATGTTTTTAATAATCAGAGTATTTATCCAATGACTAAAGAAAATGCTTATACTTTTGTTTTAACAGAAACAATTCCTTTAGTGAATTATGCTAACTTTGAAATTTTGGTTAAAAATGGTGATAAAGGAGAAAAAATTAATGCGGATTCAGAAATAGAACATCATTTAGACAACTTGTTGAGTCACTTGATTTATATCTATATTCCAGGTGATAAAAATTATAAATTGATTAGAAATAATATGATTTATAAATTAGATTATAGTTATTTAGAAAACGAAAAGATTGATTATAGTGGTACTTTATCAAATAAAGTAGAGATAATTATTAATAAAATTAAAAATAATAATTATGAAAAAATTGGTCAAACTAATACAACTTTAGATAAGCAAAAAAAGATAAAATTATCAAAAGACTTATCTAATGGTAGTGAGATAAATGTTATCGTAAATATAATAACCGCTGAGCAATCATATGAATTGGTTAATATTAACCGTTATGTTCAAACTGGAGGAATTAGTTATTCTGAGTATCCTATCTATCGTTATGGAGATATTTAA
- the bioD gene encoding dethiobiotin synthase translates to MIKGLFVTGTGTDVGKTYVSARIVKALKSQYKVGYYKAALSGAVVENDVLIPGDLEVVKQYASLPNESCKVSFVYEEAFAPHLAAKKTNTPVDLNTIKADLTDLENKHDFVVIEGSGGIICPLRDDKLIMLSDVMLLANYPLIIVTSSGLGSINGAVLTAQYAKQLNLNVLGFIMNNFDSNNLLHQDNRIMIERLSSYKVLGYLNKKADKIEWFEQIIES, encoded by the coding sequence ATGATTAAAGGTTTGTTTGTTACTGGAACAGGGACAGATGTTGGAAAGACATATGTAAGTGCAAGAATAGTTAAAGCCTTGAAATCACAGTATAAGGTTGGTTATTATAAGGCGGCCTTAAGTGGTGCCGTTGTTGAAAATGATGTACTGATACCAGGTGATTTAGAAGTTGTTAAGCAGTATGCAAGTCTGCCAAATGAAAGCTGTAAAGTATCTTTTGTTTATGAAGAAGCATTTGCGCCTCATCTAGCTGCAAAAAAGACTAATACACCAGTTGATTTAAATACTATAAAAGCAGATTTGACAGATTTAGAAAATAAGCATGATTTTGTTGTTATTGAAGGAAGTGGTGGTATTATTTGTCCACTGCGCGATGATAAATTGATAATGCTTAGTGATGTGATGTTACTGGCTAACTATCCGCTAATAATTGTAACATCATCAGGCTTGGGTAGTATTAATGGAGCAGTTTTAACGGCTCAATATGCTAAACAGTTAAATTTAAATGTACTTGGTTTTATTATGAATAATTTTGATAGTAACAATCTCCTTCATCAAGATAATCGAATAATGATTGAAAGATTAAGTAGTTATAAAGTTTTAGGGTATTTAAACAAAAAAGCTGATAAGATTGAATGGTTTGAACAAATTATAGAAAGTTAA
- the bioB gene encoding biotin synthase BioB, which translates to MLEKLIAQIMAGYEISKAEAKMLIDYDLGTLKQGAELIRRSYCGSTFDLCSIINGKSGRCSENCKYCAQSVYYQTGIDIYNLLKISEIKAIALHNQKQGVERFSIVTSGRKLNVQEFNKILKIYQELNDTTTISLCASLGLLNFEELKKLKETGVKRYHNNLETSRNYFNNVCTTHSYEQKIKTIKAAKLAGLEVCSGGIVGMGESWLDRLDLAFELKDLGIKSVPINVLNPIRGTPLEHLKPLSKEDVERIFAIFRFILPDATIRMAGGRGLFDDKGINVFKSGANGAITGDMLTTQGITIAEDQRIIKQLGFRVAKP; encoded by the coding sequence ATGTTAGAGAAGCTCATTGCACAAATTATGGCTGGTTATGAAATTAGTAAAGCAGAAGCTAAGATGCTGATAGATTATGATCTAGGGACTTTAAAGCAAGGGGCTGAACTAATTAGAAGAAGCTATTGTGGTAGTACATTTGATCTTTGTTCAATTATTAATGGTAAAAGCGGGCGGTGTAGTGAGAATTGTAAATATTGTGCTCAATCAGTTTATTATCAAACTGGAATTGATATTTATAATTTGTTGAAAATTAGTGAAATTAAAGCAATAGCCCTACATAATCAAAAGCAAGGTGTCGAACGTTTTTCTATTGTGACATCCGGACGGAAATTAAATGTTCAAGAATTTAATAAAATTTTAAAAATATATCAAGAACTTAATGATACTACAACGATATCCTTATGTGCTTCACTAGGACTATTAAACTTTGAAGAGTTAAAAAAACTTAAAGAAACAGGCGTTAAAAGATATCATAATAATTTGGAAACATCACGTAACTACTTTAATAATGTTTGTACTACTCATAGTTACGAGCAAAAAATCAAAACAATTAAGGCTGCAAAATTAGCAGGTTTGGAGGTTTGTAGTGGCGGAATTGTAGGAATGGGAGAATCATGGCTTGATCGACTTGATCTAGCTTTTGAATTAAAAGACTTAGGAATAAAGTCGGTTCCAATCAATGTTCTAAATCCAATTAGAGGAACACCGTTAGAACATTTGAAACCATTATCAAAAGAAGATGTTGAAAGAATATTTGCCATTTTTCGTTTTATTCTTCCTGATGCAACGATTAGAATGGCTGGTGGTAGAGGGCTTTTTGATGATAAAGGAATAAATGTATTTAAAAGTGGTGCTAATGGCGCTATCACTGGAGATATGCTTACAACTCAGGGAATAACTATTGCTGAAGATCAAAGAATCATTAAGCAATTGGGATTTAGGGTAGCCAAGCCATGA
- a CDS encoding biotin transporter BioY — translation MEQNKLLTTKKITYCAIFTALITIGAFIQIPVPFMDYFTLQFFFVLLAGILLGSKLGALAVLLYVVIGLLGLPIFAAGGGLAYIVRPSFGYLIGFIAGAYVTGIICEKTNEIAAKKYVLAVLSGLLATYMIGLGYKYIILNYYTGTPITWKLVLLSCFPLDLPGDLFLSFLAVGTGIRFEKIFKKRRIQC, via the coding sequence ATGGAGCAGAATAAGTTACTAACAACAAAGAAAATAACCTATTGTGCAATTTTTACGGCTCTAATTACAATCGGAGCATTTATACAGATTCCGGTACCTTTCATGGATTATTTTACATTACAATTTTTCTTTGTTTTGCTAGCTGGAATTTTATTAGGCTCAAAATTAGGAGCATTGGCAGTATTACTGTATGTTGTAATTGGATTACTAGGATTACCAATATTTGCGGCCGGTGGAGGTTTAGCGTATATTGTTAGACCTAGTTTTGGTTATTTAATTGGTTTTATTGCAGGAGCGTATGTTACAGGCATAATATGTGAAAAAACTAATGAAATAGCAGCAAAAAAATATGTTTTGGCAGTATTGAGTGGTCTTTTGGCCACTTATATGATTGGACTTGGCTATAAATATATCATTTTGAATTACTATACTGGAACTCCAATAACTTGGAAACTAGTTTTGCTCTCATGTTTTCCTTTAGATTTACCAGGTGACTTATTTTTAAGTTTTTTAGCAGTCGGGACAGGAATTAGATTTGAAAAGATTTTTAAAAAGAGGAGAATACAATGTTAG
- a CDS encoding biotin--[acetyl-CoA-carboxylase] ligase — protein sequence MSVKQNVIALLEENRSKVISGQELANQLHVSRAAIWKAIKTLKEEGYNIEATPNKGYVLLENSDVLSKQGIAYYLTEEIDIFSYKTIDSTNTQMKKLAINGGKNHSVIVSEEQSAGRGRFGRSFYSPAQKGVYMSVLLKTGDSLQNATMITIKTAVAVRRAIAKLYDIEVAIKWVNDLYYRGKKVCGILSEAISDFESGMIEAIIIGIGINVSTDNFPLEIASIATSLGLQEANRNQFIAEILNQLFAIIDEDFKLVLNEYRMASCVLHKQITFNQKGEQFTGLVREINDLGNLVVSSNGAEMVLTAGEVSIIGGNHGAE from the coding sequence ATGAGTGTAAAACAAAATGTAATTGCTTTACTTGAAGAAAATCGTAGTAAGGTAATATCCGGACAAGAGTTAGCCAACCAATTGCATGTTAGTCGTGCGGCAATTTGGAAAGCGATAAAGACATTAAAAGAAGAGGGATATAATATTGAAGCAACGCCAAATAAAGGATATGTATTATTAGAAAATAGTGATGTTTTATCAAAACAAGGAATTGCATATTATTTAACTGAAGAAATTGATATCTTTTCATATAAAACAATCGATTCAACCAATACACAAATGAAGAAATTAGCAATAAATGGTGGTAAAAATCATAGTGTAATTGTGTCTGAAGAACAAAGCGCCGGACGTGGTAGATTTGGACGAAGTTTTTATTCACCGGCTCAAAAAGGGGTTTATATGAGTGTTTTATTAAAAACAGGAGATTCGCTACAAAATGCAACTATGATTACAATTAAAACAGCAGTTGCGGTTAGGCGAGCAATTGCAAAGCTATATGATATTGAAGTAGCAATTAAGTGGGTTAATGATTTGTATTATCGAGGGAAGAAGGTTTGTGGTATTTTAAGTGAGGCAATTAGTGATTTTGAAAGCGGAATGATCGAAGCAATTATTATTGGAATTGGAATTAATGTATCAACTGATAATTTTCCATTAGAAATAGCTTCCATAGCTACTTCTCTAGGATTACAAGAAGCTAATCGTAATCAATTTATTGCAGAAATCTTAAATCAGCTATTTGCAATTATCGATGAGGATTTTAAATTGGTTTTGAATGAATATCGCATGGCTTCATGTGTATTGCATAAGCAAATAACTTTTAATCAAAAGGGGGAGCAGTTTACCGGTTTAGTTCGTGAAATTAATGATTTAGGTAATTTGGTCGTTAGTAGCAATGGTGCAGAAATGGTATTAACCGCGGGTGAAGTAAGTATTATAGGAGGAAACCATGGAGCAGAATAA
- a CDS encoding helix-turn-helix transcriptional regulator has translation MLGEKLMRLRKKQGYSQQEVADKLSVSRQTISNWECDQALPAVDKAMELAQLYNISLDDLMENEIEIVSNNKTKDLHLLQYLIGKTCTLECTRDAYLLDISTSDGKVLIVDVNDDWVKVQYHRTKKGSFIKKETVTKLIDLSCISGFKVEGEL, from the coding sequence ATGTTAGGCGAAAAATTAATGCGATTAAGAAAAAAACAGGGCTATAGTCAACAAGAGGTTGCAGATAAGTTATCAGTGAGTAGACAAACTATTTCTAACTGGGAATGTGATCAAGCCTTACCCGCAGTTGATAAAGCCATGGAATTGGCACAGTTATATAATATAAGTTTAGATGATTTAATGGAAAATGAGATTGAAATAGTTAGTAATAATAAAACTAAAGACCTACATCTTTTACAATATTTGATCGGAAAAACTTGTACGCTGGAGTGCACACGAGATGCCTATTTGTTAGATATATCTACAAGTGATGGAAAGGTTCTAATTGTTGATGTCAATGATGATTGGGTTAAAGTGCAGTATCATCGAACAAAAAAAGGTTCGTTTATAAAAAAAGAAACTGTTACCAAACTAATTGATCTATCATGTATTAGCGGCTTTAAGGTCGAGGGGGAATTATAA
- a CDS encoding PH domain-containing protein produces MWILILCLVFINVVMYFSSKRESRYNEGRLFLVTIPDWTYESVEIKEIEKQFKKEHLWVFIISFITFIPLFIFSTKWLLLYFMIVIWFNVSVYYVPYRKARAKLLALKKLRNWPDEKIEKIKIDLSLSAYMEKHPFNLRRYFFVLIIDLSVLGNMIYFHAENAMYLYMVLQFMVLVLGIVFIKKLPNKTFCKNSEVNITLNLLRRDSFHHCFFFLITGDSIFNLALQFFLLEKLPFVILFLVALIMILCVIIIVIKANHYREKKAKILAHYNECEYTISNDDCWKIGWFGPTYYNKADPRTLISAPNGTQMTFNTAKPAYRIFIIGIWTFVIALLLWLFGYPYYLDITNNLVNLSLTDQAVVVDSPFYDVSIDLQKVNKAELADDLGKGIRTNGTDTFVYGKGNYTFDRYGKCKVYMASLHPCYIILYTDDITYIVNDDDIQNTKLIYQEIQEVLSQ; encoded by the coding sequence ATGTGGATTTTAATTTTATGTTTAGTTTTTATTAATGTAGTAATGTACTTTTCTTCTAAACGAGAGAGTCGTTATAATGAAGGACGCTTATTTTTAGTTACAATCCCTGATTGGACTTATGAATCTGTTGAAATTAAAGAAATTGAGAAACAGTTTAAAAAAGAACATTTATGGGTATTTATTATCTCATTTATAACATTTATTCCTTTATTTATTTTTTCAACTAAATGGCTATTACTTTATTTTATGATTGTGATATGGTTTAACGTTTCCGTCTATTATGTTCCGTATAGAAAAGCACGTGCTAAATTATTAGCTTTAAAAAAATTGCGCAATTGGCCAGATGAAAAAATAGAGAAAATTAAAATTGATTTATCATTATCAGCCTATATGGAAAAACACCCTTTTAATTTAAGACGTTACTTCTTCGTTTTAATAATTGATCTATCTGTATTAGGAAATATGATTTATTTCCACGCTGAAAATGCCATGTATCTTTACATGGTATTACAATTTATGGTCTTAGTACTTGGAATTGTCTTTATTAAAAAATTACCAAATAAAACATTCTGTAAAAACAGTGAAGTAAATATAACATTGAATTTACTACGTCGTGATTCTTTTCATCATTGTTTTTTCTTTTTAATCACTGGTGATAGTATTTTTAACTTAGCTTTACAATTTTTCTTACTTGAAAAGCTACCTTTTGTAATACTCTTTTTAGTTGCCTTAATAATGATTCTTTGTGTAATTATCATTGTCATTAAAGCTAACCATTATCGAGAGAAAAAGGCAAAGATTCTCGCTCATTACAACGAATGTGAATATACCATCAGTAATGATGATTGCTGGAAAATCGGTTGGTTTGGTCCAACGTATTATAATAAAGCTGATCCACGTACACTTATTTCAGCGCCAAATGGAACACAGATGACATTTAATACTGCAAAACCGGCTTATCGAATTTTTATTATTGGTATTTGGACATTTGTTATTGCTTTATTGCTATGGTTATTTGGATATCCGTATTATTTAGATATAACTAATAATCTTGTCAATCTTTCTTTAACCGATCAAGCAGTAGTTGTTGATAGTCCTTTCTACGATGTTTCAATTGATCTTCAAAAAGTTAATAAAGCAGAACTAGCCGATGATTTAGGTAAAGGAATTAGAACTAATGGAACCGATACTTTTGTTTATGGTAAGGGAAATTATACTTTTGACCGTTATGGTAAGTGTAAAGTATACATGGCAAGTTTGCATCCTTGCTATATAATTTTGTATACTGATGATATAACCTATATCGTTAATGATGATGATATTCAAAATACTAAACTCATCTATCAAGAAATTCAGGAGGTGCTTAGCCAATGA